The DNA region CATCATTCAGTAAGCAGGTGACACGAGTACCAATCTGGGACATAACTTCATTATCAATTCCCGAGGGACGCTGATCGACTACCAGCAAGGTAACAAAATACTTCCGCATCTCACGGGCGATCGTACCAAAGATAGTTTGATGCACGATACTAGAATCGAGGAAACGGTGAGCTTCTTCGATGGTTATTACCAACTGGCGGGGTTTATCGAGAGGGTTTTTGGTTTGCAAAAAATGATCGGCTTTTTTGACGTAGCTGGCGTGGATACGACGGGTAATCATATTGGTCGCCAGCATATAGGAAAGCATATTAGACTGAGAGCCAAATTCGATAATTACGTTTTTACCCGCAGCTAAAGCCTGAATTAACTGATCGATGTAGTTGTGGGGACAGGCTGAACGAATATATTTAAGGCTGTCTAAACGCATTAATTTACGCTGCAAGGAAGAGATTGAACCCTGGTGTCCTTGTTTAGACTCACAAAACAGCTTGATATCTTCGTTGGTCATGTTGAGCAAACGCATGATCCAAGACTTACCATATTCGTTATACAAAATGTTGGCATTATCCATCGCTGCTTCGGATAGACCTAATTCCGAAGAGACTAATTTGAGATCTTCAATCTCGATTTGATCGTAGCTGAGATAAAGTTCTTGAGCATCTCTAACGCCTCTGCGTTTGGTAGACTCGGGGTCTAAAGTATACATTTCTACTTTGCCAGGAAACAGCTGACGTAAGCCTTTAACGGTGCTTACTTGTTTACCTTCCTTCATCGCTTCCCAGCCATATTCTGAGTGCATATCAAACATCAGATTGACTGCTGCATCTTTGCGAATTACTCCAGATAATAGCAGACGAGTTAAAAATGATTTACCTGTCCCAGATTTACCAA from Coleofasciculaceae cyanobacterium includes:
- a CDS encoding ATP-binding protein codes for the protein MNSQIPLGSVIQGSLTKGLEVRLHPDVSVEDMRVGKFLVVQGTRSRFFCLLTDVSLGCSSDRIIANPPPIEDTFLRDVLAGSGTYGTVDLSPMLMFTPTATQSDFSSLPIQSNQYTNTSLGSLQPQTSTDMELLPVKTIPAHFSQVYEASEHDFRSVFGWEDDPFRRNFSIGQPLDMDVPVCVDLDRFVERSNGIFGKSGTGKSFLTRLLLSGVIRKDAAVNLMFDMHSEYGWEAMKEGKQVSTVKGLRQLFPGKVEMYTLDPESTKRRGVRDAQELYLSYDQIEIEDLKLVSSELGLSEAAMDNANILYNEYGKSWIMRLLNMTNEDIKLFCESKQGHQGSISSLQRKLMRLDSLKYIRSACPHNYIDQLIQALAAGKNVIIEFGSQSNMLSYMLATNMITRRIHASYVKKADHFLQTKNPLDKPRQLVITIEEAHRFLDSSIVHQTIFGTIAREMRKYFVTLLVVDQRPSGIDNEVMSQIGTRVTCLLNDEKDIEAIFTGVSGGANLKSVLAKLDSKQQALILGHAVPMPVVVRTRAYDAQFYREIGCTDWEEMPNEEVYAAAEIAKADLGF